Proteins encoded in a region of the Streptomyces sp. NBC_01471 genome:
- a CDS encoding IclR family transcriptional regulator yields MITGKTAPGPAHRTGAILAVLAEQASVTAQDLSRRTGIPVSAVYRHLGDLTQLGLVSATRTRGRYCAGSLAVQMAVNYRREMLGGGGVKRRLARLASDTEELAAFLIPSGRHVLCVEAAEGSRVIKCSFSPGLSQPLTFGASAQAILAHLPAARVAEVCTAHRLGPRETEALTADLHHVRDRGYAMSTGAVDEGVWGVSVPVLDRQGQLTGTVSTMAPEFRGRRNHQALLTLTHAAAQDIGRLEEPLP; encoded by the coding sequence GTGATTACCGGAAAGACCGCTCCGGGTCCGGCCCACAGAACCGGTGCCATCCTGGCCGTGCTCGCCGAGCAGGCTTCTGTGACCGCCCAGGACCTCTCCCGCCGCACCGGCATTCCGGTCAGCGCCGTGTATCGCCATCTGGGCGATCTGACGCAGCTCGGACTCGTCAGTGCGACGCGGACGCGCGGCCGGTACTGCGCGGGTTCGCTCGCGGTGCAGATGGCGGTGAACTACCGGCGCGAGATGCTCGGTGGCGGGGGCGTGAAGCGCCGTCTGGCCCGGCTGGCGTCCGACACCGAGGAGCTGGCGGCCTTCCTGATCCCCAGCGGCCGGCACGTCCTGTGCGTCGAGGCCGCCGAGGGGTCCCGGGTGATCAAGTGCAGCTTCTCACCGGGGCTGAGCCAGCCGCTGACCTTCGGGGCGAGCGCACAGGCGATCCTCGCCCACCTTCCGGCCGCACGCGTCGCCGAGGTCTGCACGGCGCACCGGCTCGGCCCCCGGGAGACCGAGGCGCTCACCGCCGACCTGCACCACGTCCGCGACCGGGGGTACGCCATGAGCACCGGAGCTGTCGACGAGGGCGTGTGGGGCGTGAGCGTCCCCGTCCTCGACCGGCAGGGGCAGCTCACCGGAACCGTCAGCACCATGGCGCCGGAGTTCCGGGGGCGCCGCAACCACCAGGCGCTGCTCACGCTCACCCATGCCGCGGCGCAGGACATCGGCCGTCTTGAGGAGCCGCTGCCATGA
- a CDS encoding phosphatase, whose translation MPIPSRAELVDHLVRTRIAGNVATPRDNNLSHYRKLSNGDRHFWLGLELGDRWSDEQDVLAVMAERCGVSDDPEHRQGQDTIDPELTVDALDRMAARLRKAAEGSESVLFATGHPGGLLDVHRATADALRAAGCEIVRIPGGLSADEGMVFQFADVAMLERGATLWHTHSPEPMRAILDGLERAGRPLPDLVVADHGWAGCAGQRGLDSIGYADCNDPALFLGEAEGTLQVTVPLDDHVTDPRFYDPMTAYLLDAAGLG comes from the coding sequence ATGCCGATACCCAGCCGTGCCGAACTCGTCGACCACCTCGTCCGCACCCGGATCGCCGGAAACGTCGCCACGCCCCGCGACAACAACCTCTCCCACTACCGCAAGCTCTCCAACGGTGACCGGCACTTCTGGCTGGGGCTCGAACTCGGTGACCGCTGGTCCGACGAGCAGGACGTGCTCGCCGTGATGGCCGAGCGGTGCGGTGTCAGCGACGACCCGGAGCACCGGCAGGGCCAGGACACCATCGACCCGGAGCTGACGGTCGACGCCCTGGACCGGATGGCCGCCCGGCTGCGGAAGGCGGCCGAGGGCAGCGAGAGCGTGCTGTTCGCCACCGGACACCCCGGCGGGCTGCTCGACGTGCACCGGGCCACCGCGGACGCGCTGCGCGCGGCGGGCTGCGAGATCGTACGGATTCCGGGCGGGCTCAGCGCCGACGAGGGGATGGTCTTCCAGTTCGCCGACGTGGCGATGCTGGAGCGCGGCGCGACCCTCTGGCACACCCACTCGCCCGAGCCGATGCGGGCCATCCTCGACGGCCTGGAGCGCGCGGGCAGGCCGCTCCCCGACCTGGTCGTCGCCGACCACGGCTGGGCGGGCTGCGCGGGCCAGCGCGGACTGGACTCGATCGGCTACGCGGACTGCAACGACCCGGCGCTCTTCCTGGGTGAGGCCGAGGGAACCCTCCAGGTCACCGTCCCGCTCGACGACCACGTCACCGATCCGCGCTTCTACGACCCGATGACGGCGTACCTGCTGGACGCGGCAGGGCTGGGCTGA
- a CDS encoding TetR/AcrR family transcriptional regulator encodes MSTRTDAPTRREQILKEAARLFAERGFHGVGVDEIGAAVGISGPGLYRHFAGKDAMLAELLVGISERLLDGGRTRAERAAGGPAAVLASLIDGHIDFALDDRPLITVHDRELDRLRDSDRKAVRRLQRQYVELWVTVVRELYPHTPEQEARAAVHAVFGLLNSTPHLGTGGLPGRTTTGALLRRLAHGAFEALDRVPARAQGEAPAAG; translated from the coding sequence ATGAGCACCAGGACGGACGCCCCGACGCGGCGCGAGCAGATCCTCAAGGAGGCCGCGCGCCTCTTCGCCGAGCGCGGTTTCCACGGCGTCGGCGTGGACGAGATAGGTGCGGCGGTGGGCATCAGCGGCCCCGGCCTCTACCGGCACTTCGCCGGCAAGGACGCGATGCTCGCCGAGCTGCTCGTCGGGATCAGCGAGCGGCTGCTCGACGGCGGCCGGACGCGGGCGGAGCGGGCGGCGGGCGGCCCGGCCGCGGTCCTCGCCTCGCTGATCGACGGGCACATCGACTTCGCGCTCGACGACCGCCCGCTGATCACGGTCCACGACCGTGAGCTGGACCGGCTGCGCGACAGCGACCGCAAGGCGGTCCGCAGGCTCCAGCGGCAGTACGTCGAGCTGTGGGTCACCGTCGTGCGCGAGCTGTACCCGCACACCCCGGAGCAGGAGGCCCGCGCGGCCGTGCACGCGGTCTTCGGCCTGCTGAACTCCACCCCGCACCTGGGCACCGGCGGCCTGCCCGGCCGCACCACCACCGGCGCGCTGCTGCGCCGCCTGGCGCACGGGGCCTTCGAGGCGCTGGACCGGGTGCCGGCCCGCGCACAGGGCGAGGCACCGGCGGCCGGCTGA
- a CDS encoding carboxyl transferase domain-containing protein — protein sequence MQQAPVLTSAADPASEAWRANEAAHEALADELRTRLATARLGGGEKSRARHVARGKLLPRDRVDTLLDPGSPFLEIAPLAADGLYGGAAPAAGVIAGIGRVSGREVVVVANDATVKGGTYYPMTVKKHLRAQEVALENRLPCVYLVDSGGAFLPMQDEVFPDRDHFGRIFYNQARMSGAGIPQIAAVLGSCTAGGAYVPAMSDEAVIVRNQGTIFLGGPPLVKAATGEVVTAEELGGGEVHSRTSGVTDHLAEDDAHALRIVRTIVSTLPGRTPLPWSVEPVEEPKVDPAGLYGAVPVDSRTPYDVREVIARLTDGSRFAEFKAEFGTTLITGFARIHGHPVGIVANNGILFSESAQKGAHFIELCDQRGIPLLFLQNISGFMVGRDYEAGGIAKHGAKMVTAVACTRVPKLTVVVGGSYGAGNYSMCGRAYSPRFLWMWPNAKISVMGGEQAASVLATVKRDQLGDDWSAEDEEAFKAPVRAQYEEQGNAYYATARLWDDGVIDPLETRQVVGLALTACANAPLPQKDRTAPGYGVFRM from the coding sequence ATGCAGCAGGCACCAGTCCTGACGAGTGCGGCCGATCCCGCTTCGGAGGCCTGGCGGGCCAACGAGGCGGCGCACGAGGCACTCGCCGACGAGCTGCGGACCAGGCTGGCGACCGCACGGCTCGGCGGCGGCGAGAAGTCGCGGGCCCGCCATGTGGCGCGCGGGAAGCTGCTGCCGCGCGACCGCGTCGACACCCTGCTGGACCCGGGCTCGCCCTTCCTGGAGATCGCGCCGCTGGCCGCCGACGGCCTGTACGGCGGGGCCGCACCCGCCGCCGGGGTCATCGCCGGGATCGGCCGGGTCAGCGGCCGCGAGGTGGTGGTGGTCGCCAATGACGCGACGGTCAAGGGCGGCACGTACTACCCGATGACCGTGAAGAAGCACCTGCGCGCCCAGGAGGTGGCCCTGGAGAACCGGCTGCCGTGCGTGTACCTGGTCGACTCGGGCGGTGCCTTCCTGCCGATGCAGGACGAGGTCTTCCCCGACCGCGACCACTTCGGCCGGATCTTCTACAACCAGGCCCGGATGTCGGGCGCGGGCATCCCGCAGATCGCCGCCGTGCTCGGCTCCTGCACGGCGGGCGGCGCGTACGTCCCGGCGATGAGCGACGAAGCGGTGATCGTCCGCAACCAGGGCACGATCTTCCTGGGCGGCCCGCCGCTGGTGAAGGCCGCGACCGGCGAGGTCGTCACGGCCGAGGAGCTGGGCGGCGGCGAGGTGCACTCGCGGACCTCGGGCGTCACCGATCACCTCGCGGAGGACGACGCGCACGCGCTGCGCATCGTCCGGACCATCGTCTCCACGCTGCCCGGGCGCACCCCGCTCCCCTGGTCCGTGGAGCCGGTGGAGGAGCCGAAGGTGGACCCGGCCGGGCTGTACGGCGCGGTGCCGGTCGACTCCCGTACGCCCTACGACGTACGCGAGGTGATCGCGCGGCTCACGGACGGCTCGCGGTTCGCCGAGTTCAAGGCGGAGTTCGGGACGACGCTGATCACCGGCTTCGCCCGGATCCACGGCCATCCGGTCGGCATCGTCGCCAACAACGGCATCCTCTTCTCCGAATCCGCCCAGAAGGGCGCGCACTTCATCGAGCTGTGCGACCAGCGCGGCATTCCGCTGCTCTTCCTCCAGAACATCTCCGGCTTCATGGTCGGCCGGGACTACGAGGCGGGCGGGATCGCCAAGCACGGCGCCAAGATGGTGACGGCGGTGGCCTGCACCCGGGTGCCGAAGCTGACCGTGGTCGTCGGCGGGTCCTACGGCGCGGGGAACTACTCGATGTGCGGGCGGGCCTACTCGCCGCGCTTCCTGTGGATGTGGCCGAACGCCAAGATCTCGGTGATGGGCGGCGAGCAGGCCGCTTCCGTCCTGGCCACGGTCAAGCGCGACCAGCTGGGCGACGACTGGAGCGCCGAGGACGAAGAGGCGTTCAAGGCCCCGGTTCGCGCGCAGTACGAGGAGCAGGGGAACGCCTACTACGCGACGGCCAGGCTCTGGGACGACGGGGTGATCGACCCGCTGGAGACCCGGCAGGTCGTCGGCCTCGCGCTGACCGCCTGCGCCAACGCGCCGCTGCCCCAGAAGGACCGGACGGCGCCCGGCTACGGCGTCTTCCGGATGTGA
- a CDS encoding acyl-CoA thioesterase II produces the protein MNLALESLLDLLDLERIEQDIFRGLSRSAVVPRVFGGQVAAQALVAAGRTVPDDRTAHSLHAYFLRPGDPGAPIVYTVDRIRDGRSFTTRRVVAVQHGQPIFHLSASFQTYEEGLDHQTAMPDAPDPETLPTAAEMLPRYADSFLEPGVVDRLIEARAAVDLRYVDAPPFGSVGTPREPRSQVWFRTNGKLADDPLLHVCLATYVSDMTLLDSVLLAHGRGGWAVGDVVGASLDHAMWFHRPFRADEWLLYDQESPSSSGGRGLGQARIYTQDGQLAVTVIQEGVIRVPR, from the coding sequence ATGAACCTGGCACTTGAGTCCCTGCTCGATCTGCTCGATCTGGAGCGGATCGAGCAGGACATCTTCCGCGGCCTGAGCCGCTCCGCCGTCGTGCCGCGCGTCTTCGGCGGCCAGGTCGCCGCCCAGGCCCTGGTCGCCGCCGGGCGCACCGTGCCGGACGACAGGACGGCCCACTCGCTGCACGCGTACTTCCTGCGCCCCGGCGACCCGGGCGCGCCGATCGTGTACACGGTCGACCGCATCCGGGACGGCCGCTCCTTCACCACGCGCCGGGTCGTCGCCGTCCAGCACGGGCAGCCGATCTTCCATCTCTCGGCGTCGTTCCAGACGTACGAGGAGGGGCTCGACCACCAGACGGCGATGCCGGACGCACCCGACCCGGAGACGCTGCCGACGGCCGCCGAGATGCTGCCCCGGTACGCGGACAGCTTCCTGGAGCCGGGGGTCGTGGACCGGCTGATCGAGGCCCGTGCGGCGGTCGATCTGCGGTACGTGGACGCCCCGCCGTTCGGCAGCGTCGGCACCCCGCGCGAACCGCGCTCGCAGGTCTGGTTCCGTACGAACGGAAAGCTGGCGGACGACCCGCTGCTGCACGTCTGCCTCGCGACGTACGTCTCGGACATGACGCTGCTCGACTCGGTGCTGCTCGCCCACGGGCGGGGCGGCTGGGCGGTCGGGGACGTGGTCGGCGCCAGCCTGGACCACGCGATGTGGTTCCACCGCCCGTTCCGGGCCGACGAGTGGCTGCTGTACGACCAGGAGTCCCCGTCGTCGTCCGGCGGACGCGGTCTCGGGCAGGCCCGGATCTACACCCAGGACGGGCAACTGGCGGTCACGGTGATCCAGGAGGGCGTCATCCGGGTCCCGCGCTGA
- a CDS encoding ABC transporter substrate-binding protein/permease codes for MVRAPVGRRGAAVLAGLLSSFLLLAGASPAAAAPQADKGAQKLERLRSGHATLRVGTDATFPPFEFTDAKGGRVGFDIELVRALAKRAGIKKVSFTQMPFGNIVPALQAHQIDVGASGIYINKERAKVIDFSDVYYPGGLAMFTAGKDHTIHSLDDLAGKRVAVQVGTKSVEWVKENQPRAKLVTVQTNQQMFSSVKLGQAAAVVTGAPAGQYFIAQQGGLKQVGKRLTGEDYGYAFPKADTAVTAAFDGALKDMKSDGSYGKLTHKWFGAGSAAKVEKHALLNPRTIIDSWGQIWHGLLVSIEVILMSLCLSLLFGMTGGFAKLSRIAPLRWLGNAYVSVIRGTPFVVQLFLIYFGLPQLGLQLPPMVAGVLSLGLYSGSYVTEIFRGAVQSVDRGQIEAARSCGMSHASAMRHVVVPQAFLRMLPPLGNEFVSLTKNSTLVSFVTIGELFLVGQTVISRTFDALTVYLFIGLLYYVLTNIIGFATHAIEKKMAVYV; via the coding sequence ATGGTAAGAGCACCCGTCGGGCGAAGGGGCGCAGCCGTGCTGGCCGGGCTCCTCTCGTCCTTCCTCCTGCTGGCGGGAGCCTCGCCGGCCGCCGCCGCGCCGCAGGCGGACAAGGGGGCACAGAAGCTCGAACGACTGCGCTCGGGGCACGCCACGCTGCGCGTGGGCACCGACGCCACGTTCCCGCCCTTCGAGTTCACCGACGCCAAGGGCGGCCGGGTCGGCTTCGACATCGAGCTGGTGCGGGCACTGGCGAAGCGGGCGGGCATCAAGAAGGTCAGCTTCACGCAGATGCCGTTCGGGAACATCGTCCCGGCGTTGCAGGCCCATCAGATCGACGTGGGCGCCTCGGGGATCTACATCAACAAGGAGCGGGCCAAGGTCATCGACTTCTCGGACGTGTACTACCCGGGCGGGCTCGCGATGTTCACCGCCGGCAAGGACCACACGATCCACTCCCTGGACGACCTCGCGGGCAAGCGGGTCGCGGTCCAGGTCGGCACCAAGTCCGTCGAGTGGGTCAAGGAGAACCAGCCCCGCGCCAAACTCGTCACGGTGCAGACCAACCAGCAGATGTTCTCGTCCGTGAAGCTGGGCCAGGCCGCGGCGGTCGTCACCGGAGCCCCGGCCGGCCAGTACTTCATCGCTCAACAGGGCGGCCTGAAGCAGGTCGGCAAGCGTCTGACGGGCGAGGACTACGGCTATGCCTTCCCGAAGGCGGACACGGCCGTGACCGCCGCGTTCGACGGCGCGCTGAAGGACATGAAGAGTGACGGCTCCTACGGCAAGCTGACCCACAAGTGGTTCGGAGCCGGGAGCGCGGCCAAGGTGGAGAAGCACGCGCTCCTCAACCCGCGGACGATCATCGACTCCTGGGGCCAGATATGGCACGGCCTGCTGGTGAGCATCGAGGTGATCCTCATGTCGCTGTGCCTGAGCCTCCTGTTCGGCATGACGGGCGGGTTCGCCAAGCTGAGCAGGATCGCGCCGCTGCGCTGGCTGGGCAACGCCTATGTCTCCGTGATCCGCGGGACCCCGTTCGTCGTCCAGCTGTTCCTGATCTACTTCGGTCTGCCCCAGCTCGGGCTGCAACTGCCGCCCATGGTCGCGGGCGTGCTCTCCCTCGGCCTCTACAGCGGCTCGTACGTCACCGAGATCTTCCGCGGGGCCGTGCAGTCGGTGGACCGGGGCCAGATCGAGGCCGCCAGGTCCTGCGGCATGTCCCACGCGTCGGCCATGCGGCACGTCGTCGTACCGCAGGCGTTCCTGCGGATGCTTCCCCCGCTGGGGAACGAGTTCGTCTCGCTCACGAAGAACTCGACGCTGGTCTCGTTCGTCACGATCG
- a CDS encoding acetyl-CoA carboxylase biotin carboxylase subunit translates to MFDSVLIANRGEIAVRVIRTLRELGIRSVAVYSDADADARHVREADTAVRLGPAPAAESYLSVERLLGAAARSGAQAVHPGYGFLAENAEFAQACADAGLVFIGPPASAISLMGDKIRAKATVEAAGVPVVPGSSGSGLSDAELAASAREIGMPVLLKPSAGGGGKGMHLVRDEALLAEEIASARREARSSFGDDTLLVERWIDRPRHIEIQVLADAHGNVVHLGERECSLQRRHQKIIEEAPSVLLDEATRAAMGEAAVQAARSCGYTGAGTVEFIVPGGDPSAYYFMEMNTRLQVEHPVTELITGLDLVEWQLRVAAGERLPYEQKDIRLTGHAIEARVCAEDPARGFLPSGGTVLALREPEGHGVRTDSGLSEGVEVGSRYDPMLSKVIAYGPDRATALRRLRAALAATVTLGVPTNAGFLRRLLAHPAVVAGELDTGLVEREADGLVPDTVPPEVYTAAAAVRTAGRAPEPDAGGWTDPFSVPSGWRLGGAPLPVTQWLQIPGHEAVLTGGEGRVTPDTVSVTVDGTVHTFHRAGDWLGRDGDAWHVQDHDPVQTTLDAAAGRGGAGSLTAPMPGTVTVVKVATGDDVVAGQGLLVVEAMKMEHLITAPHAGTVTELDVAPGTTVAMDQVLAVVTPAAGPAAGTTPLEEK, encoded by the coding sequence ATGTTCGACAGCGTTCTGATCGCCAACCGGGGCGAGATCGCCGTGCGCGTCATCCGTACGCTGCGGGAGCTGGGCATCCGCTCGGTCGCCGTCTACAGCGACGCGGACGCCGACGCCCGGCACGTACGGGAGGCGGACACCGCCGTCCGGCTCGGTCCGGCGCCCGCCGCCGAGAGCTATCTGTCGGTGGAGCGGCTCCTCGGAGCGGCGGCGCGCTCCGGCGCGCAGGCGGTCCATCCCGGGTACGGGTTCCTCGCCGAGAACGCGGAGTTCGCCCAGGCGTGCGCCGACGCGGGCCTGGTCTTCATCGGGCCGCCCGCTTCGGCGATCTCCCTGATGGGCGACAAGATCCGCGCCAAGGCGACCGTGGAGGCCGCGGGCGTCCCGGTGGTCCCCGGCTCGTCGGGCAGCGGGCTCTCCGACGCCGAACTGGCCGCATCCGCACGGGAGATCGGGATGCCCGTGCTGCTGAAGCCGTCGGCGGGCGGCGGCGGCAAGGGCATGCACCTGGTCCGCGACGAGGCGCTGCTCGCCGAGGAGATCGCCTCGGCCCGGCGCGAGGCGCGGTCCTCGTTCGGCGACGACACGCTGCTGGTGGAGCGGTGGATCGACCGCCCGCGCCACATCGAGATCCAGGTCCTCGCGGACGCCCACGGGAACGTCGTGCACCTGGGTGAGCGCGAGTGCTCCCTCCAGCGCCGCCACCAGAAGATCATCGAGGAGGCGCCGTCGGTCCTGCTGGACGAGGCGACCCGGGCCGCGATGGGCGAGGCCGCCGTCCAGGCGGCGCGCAGCTGCGGGTACACGGGCGCGGGCACGGTGGAGTTCATCGTCCCCGGCGGCGACCCGTCCGCGTACTACTTCATGGAGATGAACACCCGCCTCCAGGTCGAGCACCCGGTGACCGAGCTGATCACCGGCCTCGACCTGGTGGAGTGGCAGCTGCGGGTCGCCGCGGGTGAGCGGCTGCCGTACGAGCAGAAGGACATCAGGCTCACCGGGCACGCCATCGAGGCGCGGGTCTGCGCGGAGGACCCGGCCCGCGGCTTCCTGCCGTCCGGCGGCACGGTGCTGGCGCTGCGTGAACCCGAGGGCCACGGCGTACGGACCGACTCGGGCCTCAGCGAGGGCGTGGAGGTCGGCAGCCGCTACGACCCGATGCTGTCGAAGGTCATCGCGTACGGCCCGGACCGCGCGACGGCGCTGCGCAGGCTGCGGGCCGCGCTGGCCGCCACGGTCACCCTGGGCGTCCCGACCAACGCGGGCTTCCTGCGGCGGCTGCTCGCCCACCCGGCGGTGGTGGCGGGCGAGCTGGACACCGGGCTGGTGGAGCGGGAGGCGGACGGCCTGGTGCCGGACACGGTGCCGCCCGAGGTGTACACGGCGGCGGCCGCGGTACGGACGGCCGGGCGGGCCCCGGAGCCGGACGCCGGCGGCTGGACCGACCCGTTCTCGGTGCCGAGCGGCTGGCGGCTGGGCGGCGCCCCGCTGCCGGTGACGCAGTGGCTCCAGATCCCCGGGCACGAGGCGGTGCTGACCGGCGGCGAGGGCCGGGTCACACCGGACACCGTGTCGGTGACGGTCGACGGGACCGTGCACACCTTCCACCGCGCCGGGGACTGGCTCGGCCGGGACGGCGACGCCTGGCACGTCCAGGACCACGACCCCGTGCAAACCACGCTGGACGCGGCGGCAGGCCGGGGCGGGGCCGGTTCGCTGACCGCGCCGATGCCGGGCACGGTCACCGTGGTCAAGGTCGCCACCGGTGACGACGTGGTCGCGGGTCAGGGCCTGTTGGTGGTCGAGGCGATGAAGATGGAGCACCTGATCACCGCCCCGCACGCGGGCACGGTCACCGAACTCGACGTCGCCCCCGGCACGACGGTCGCGATGGACCAGGTGCTGGCCGTCGTCACCCCGGCGGCCGGTCCGGCCGCCGGCACAACCCCGCTGGAGGAGAAATGA
- a CDS encoding acyl-CoA dehydrogenase family protein → MTMDHRLSTEHEELRRTVEAFAHDVIAPKIGDFYERHEFPYEIVREMGRMGLFGLPFPEEYGGMGGDYLALGIALEELARVDSSVAITLEAGVSLGAMPVFRFGTDEQKREWLPRMCSGEILGAFGLTEPECGSDAGGTRTTAVRDGDDWVINGSKCFITNSGTDITGLVTVTAVTGRKPDGRPHISAIIVPSGTPGFTVAAPYSKVGWNASDTRELSFSDVRVPAANLLGEEGRGYAQFLRILDEGRVAISALATGLAQGCVDESVAYAKQRHAFGRPIGDNQAIQFKIADMEMKAHTARVSWRDAASRLVSGDPFKKEAALAKLYSSTVAVDNAREATQIHGGYGFMNEYPVARMWRDSKILEIGEGTSEVQRMLIARELGLPTG, encoded by the coding sequence GTGACCATGGACCACCGTCTGAGCACCGAACACGAAGAACTCCGCCGCACGGTCGAGGCGTTCGCCCACGATGTGATCGCCCCGAAGATCGGCGACTTCTACGAGCGGCACGAGTTCCCGTACGAGATCGTCCGGGAGATGGGCCGGATGGGCCTGTTCGGGCTGCCGTTCCCGGAGGAGTACGGCGGGATGGGCGGCGACTACCTCGCGCTCGGCATCGCGCTGGAGGAGCTGGCCCGCGTCGACTCGTCGGTGGCGATCACCCTGGAGGCGGGCGTCTCGCTGGGCGCGATGCCGGTCTTCCGCTTCGGCACCGATGAGCAGAAGCGCGAGTGGCTGCCCCGGATGTGCTCGGGCGAGATCCTGGGCGCGTTCGGCCTGACCGAGCCGGAGTGCGGCTCGGACGCGGGCGGCACCCGCACCACGGCGGTGCGCGACGGTGACGACTGGGTGATCAACGGCTCCAAGTGCTTCATCACCAACTCCGGTACGGACATCACGGGCCTGGTCACGGTCACGGCGGTCACCGGCCGCAAGCCGGACGGCCGCCCGCACATCTCCGCGATCATCGTCCCCTCGGGCACCCCGGGCTTCACGGTGGCGGCCCCGTACTCGAAGGTCGGCTGGAACGCCTCGGACACCCGCGAGCTGTCGTTCTCGGACGTACGGGTCCCCGCGGCGAACCTGCTCGGCGAGGAGGGTCGCGGTTACGCCCAGTTCCTGCGCATCCTCGACGAGGGCCGGGTGGCGATCTCCGCCCTGGCGACGGGCCTGGCGCAGGGCTGTGTGGACGAGTCCGTGGCGTACGCGAAGCAGCGCCACGCGTTCGGCCGCCCGATCGGCGACAACCAGGCCATCCAGTTCAAGATCGCGGACATGGAGATGAAGGCCCACACGGCGCGCGTCTCGTGGCGCGACGCGGCGTCGCGCCTGGTGAGCGGCGACCCGTTCAAGAAGGAGGCGGCGCTGGCGAAGCTGTACTCCTCGACGGTGGCGGTGGACAACGCCCGCGAGGCGACGCAGATCCACGGCGGGTACGGCTTCATGAACGAGTACCCGGTGGCCCGGATGTGGCGCGACTCCAAGATCCTGGAGATCGGCGAGGGCACGAGCGAGGTCCAGCGGATGCTGATCGCACGGGAGCTGGGGCTGCCCACCGGGTGA
- the aac(6') gene encoding aminoglycoside 6'-N-acetyltransferase has protein sequence MELRGDRVVLRPVADGEGAELDRIVREPEVAMWWAPPAGYADMLAVVLDGEVIGAVQFAEETDPEFRHAGIDIFLTARRHGEGLGTDAVRTLARWLVHERGHHRLTIDPAAANTAAIRSYGKVGFKPVGIMRAYGRDHRTGSWQDGLLMDLLAEELTDDQEYPYR, from the coding sequence ATGGAGCTGCGGGGAGACCGGGTCGTGCTGCGGCCGGTGGCGGACGGTGAGGGAGCGGAGCTCGACAGGATCGTGCGGGAGCCGGAAGTCGCCATGTGGTGGGCCCCCCCGGCCGGTTACGCGGACATGCTCGCCGTCGTCCTCGACGGCGAGGTCATCGGAGCCGTCCAGTTCGCGGAGGAGACCGACCCCGAGTTCCGCCACGCGGGCATCGACATCTTCCTGACGGCGCGCAGGCACGGGGAGGGCCTGGGCACCGACGCCGTCCGGACACTGGCCCGCTGGCTGGTGCACGAGCGCGGTCACCACCGGCTGACGATCGACCCCGCGGCGGCCAACACCGCGGCGATCCGCAGTTACGGCAAGGTCGGATTCAAGCCGGTGGGGATCATGCGCGCGTACGGCCGCGACCACCGGACAGGCAGCTGGCAGGACGGGCTGTTGATGGATCTGCTGGCCGAGGAGCTGACCGACGACCAGGAATATCCATACAGATAA
- a CDS encoding hydroxymethylglutaryl-CoA lyase, whose protein sequence is MTSGTPLSGLPMSVPAEGLPARVRIHEVGARDGLQNEKTVVPTGVKAEFIHRLATAGLTTIEATSFVHPEWVPQLADAESLFPQLADIPGVDLPVLVPNGRGLDRALELGARRIAVFGSVTESFAKANLNRTVDESLAMFEPVVAKARAAGLHVRGYLSMCFGDPWEGPVPVDRVVTVARRLLDLGCDELSLGDTIGVATPGHVQALLTALNEAGVGTDSLGVHFHDTYGQALSNTLAALQHGVTTVDASAGGLGGCPYAKSATGNLATEDLVWMLEGLGIETGVDLGRLTATSVWMAGQLGRPSPSRTVRALSHQEQ, encoded by the coding sequence ATGACGTCCGGCACACCCCTGTCCGGCCTGCCCATGTCCGTACCGGCGGAGGGGCTCCCGGCCCGGGTCCGTATCCACGAGGTCGGCGCCCGCGACGGACTGCAGAACGAGAAGACGGTCGTCCCGACCGGGGTGAAGGCGGAGTTCATCCACCGGCTCGCCACCGCGGGCCTGACGACCATCGAGGCGACCAGCTTCGTGCACCCCGAGTGGGTGCCCCAACTGGCCGACGCCGAGAGCCTGTTCCCGCAGCTCGCCGATATTCCCGGCGTGGACCTGCCGGTCCTGGTGCCGAACGGCCGCGGGCTCGACCGTGCCCTGGAGCTCGGCGCCCGCCGGATCGCGGTCTTCGGCAGCGTGACGGAGTCGTTCGCCAAGGCCAATCTGAACCGCACCGTGGACGAGTCGCTCGCCATGTTCGAGCCGGTCGTCGCGAAGGCCCGCGCGGCGGGCCTGCACGTGCGCGGCTACCTCTCGATGTGCTTCGGCGACCCGTGGGAGGGCCCGGTCCCGGTCGACCGGGTGGTCACCGTCGCCCGGCGCCTGCTGGACCTCGGCTGCGACGAGCTGAGCCTCGGCGACACCATCGGGGTCGCGACACCGGGACACGTACAGGCCCTGCTCACCGCGCTCAACGAGGCGGGCGTGGGCACGGATTCCCTCGGCGTCCACTTCCACGACACGTACGGCCAGGCGCTCTCCAACACCCTGGCCGCCCTCCAGCACGGCGTGACCACAGTGGACGCGTCGGCGGGCGGCCTCGGCGGCTGCCCGTACGCGAAGTCCGCCACCGGCAATCTCGCCACCGAAGACCTCGTCTGGATGCTCGAAGGGCTCGGCATCGAGACCGGGGTCGACCTCGGCCGCCTCACCGCCACCAGCGTGTGGATGGCCGGACAACTGGGCCGACCCAGCCCGTCCCGCACCGTACGCGCCCTCTCCCACCAGGAGCAGTGA